A genome region from Cognatishimia activa includes the following:
- the iolC gene encoding 5-dehydro-2-deoxygluconokinase — translation MVLDGIAKRNFLVVGRVGMDLWPDPPGTRTKDATDLKVGMGGSSANIAAGLVKFGCKAALVTCVSDDAVGWYCEGQLDHYGIDRSHVKRIKGEERTSLAVYETRIEEHQSVIYRNNAADFRMSIEDVEAVDYSQYGALITAGTVFAAEPSRSAAFRAFELAKEAGLPIIFDVDYRPYSWPSPEVAEEVLSRAGNLSDVIVANDEEFGFMAGGIEKGLAKARSLAESSATIVVYKKGPDGAVTFAEGQELATGIFPVDAVKPTGAGDSFMAGFLASLSEGRPMKDAVLRGSACASIVVSQPGCAPAMPNGDQLDAFLKSHPGPTTC, via the coding sequence ATGGTTCTGGACGGGATCGCAAAACGCAACTTTCTGGTGGTTGGCCGGGTCGGTATGGACCTCTGGCCCGATCCTCCAGGCACGCGCACCAAAGACGCCACCGATCTGAAGGTCGGCATGGGCGGAAGCTCTGCCAATATCGCGGCGGGGTTGGTCAAATTCGGCTGCAAGGCCGCTTTGGTCACCTGCGTGTCCGATGACGCGGTGGGCTGGTACTGCGAAGGGCAGTTGGATCACTATGGGATCGACCGCAGCCATGTGAAACGGATCAAAGGCGAGGAGCGGACCTCGCTCGCGGTCTATGAAACGCGGATCGAAGAGCATCAGAGCGTGATCTACCGCAACAACGCCGCTGATTTTCGCATGTCCATCGAGGATGTCGAAGCCGTCGACTATTCCCAATATGGCGCGCTGATCACAGCCGGTACGGTTTTTGCGGCTGAACCCTCGCGGTCCGCCGCGTTCCGCGCTTTTGAACTGGCGAAAGAGGCCGGTCTGCCGATCATTTTCGACGTGGATTACCGCCCTTATTCATGGCCGTCCCCAGAGGTCGCCGAAGAGGTTCTGTCTCGCGCAGGAAATCTATCTGATGTCATCGTCGCCAACGACGAAGAGTTCGGTTTCATGGCCGGTGGCATTGAAAAAGGCCTCGCTAAGGCTCGGTCTCTGGCTGAAAGCTCGGCAACCATCGTGGTCTATAAAAAGGGCCCCGACGGCGCAGTGACATTTGCCGAGGGCCAAGAGCTCGCGACTGGCATATTCCCCGTCGACGCCGTCAAACCGACCGGTGCGGGCGACAGTTTTATGGCGGGCTTCCTCGCCTCTCTTTCCGAAGGCCGTCCCATGAAAGACGCCGTGCTGCGCGGCTCTGCCTGTGCGTCCATCGTTGTATCGCAGCCAGGCTGCGCGCCTGCGATGCCCAATGGCGACCAGCTCGACGCCTTCCTCAAATCCCATCCCGGCCCCACGACGTGCTGA
- a CDS encoding 5-deoxy-glucuronate isomerase has protein sequence MHIAPYDNENKPIVDVEDGFVPLNYFNIVKLKKGETFEYATPGYETCVVPGTGTVDVDVDGAKYPALGNRTVDVWDGEPEGVYVPVGAKVRITCVTDETETFIAGAKYDKVLEPFDVRAADLDVVQYGSDDTKTHRKIKHILGANHHDKVGRLLVSELYTVGEGGWSGFPPHKHDTDRLPDETRHDETYNYRFKPNYGTGVQIIQQEGDAMGDAHHIVDGSTICLRSGYHPCVAMPGYQMYYFTILGGLSQRSLKQYFQPQHAEQLHTIPGIMDMVAKFK, from the coding sequence ATGCATATCGCCCCATATGATAATGAAAACAAACCGATCGTGGATGTCGAAGACGGCTTTGTCCCGCTGAATTATTTCAACATCGTCAAACTCAAGAAGGGCGAGACGTTCGAATACGCCACGCCCGGCTACGAGACCTGTGTTGTGCCCGGCACCGGCACGGTCGACGTGGATGTCGATGGCGCAAAATACCCCGCGCTGGGCAACCGTACGGTCGATGTCTGGGACGGCGAACCCGAGGGCGTTTATGTCCCTGTCGGCGCAAAGGTGCGGATCACCTGCGTGACGGATGAGACCGAGACCTTCATTGCAGGTGCGAAATACGACAAGGTTCTAGAACCGTTTGATGTCCGCGCCGCGGATCTCGATGTGGTGCAATATGGTTCTGACGACACCAAAACACACCGCAAGATCAAACATATTCTTGGGGCCAACCATCACGATAAGGTCGGCCGCCTCTTGGTGAGCGAACTTTACACCGTGGGTGAGGGCGGCTGGTCTGGGTTTCCTCCTCATAAACACGATACAGACCGGCTGCCTGACGAAACCCGTCATGACGAAACTTACAACTATCGGTTCAAGCCAAACTACGGCACGGGTGTTCAGATCATCCAGCAAGAGGGCGACGCCATGGGTGACGCGCATCACATCGTGGATGGCTCCACGATCTGCCTGCGTTCGGGCTATCATCCCTGCGTGGCAATGCCGGGCTATCAGATGTATTATTTCACCATTCTGGGTGGCCTCAGCCAGCGCAGTCTGAAGCAATACTTCCAGCCTCAGCACGCGGAACAGCTGCACACGATCCCAGGCATCATGGATATGGTGGCCAAGTTCAAATGA
- a CDS encoding class II fructose-bisphosphate aldolase, translated as MTLATLSEVLQPALKQGYAVAGLVTLGWEEMRAYVAAAEAEEVSVILQAGPSCRAHTPLPVLGKMFRHLAENASVPVVAHLDHGYTFEECSEALDSGFTSLMFDGSRKPLAQNIDETARIAEMAHAAGISCEGEIGFVGYSGGENSAGTDPEEAAKFARESGVDAMAISVGNVHLQQDKEGGLDEPRIRAIEAVTEVPLVIHGGSGVPVAQRTALARGSKICKFNIGTELRMAFGHALRDSVNKDENRFDRVQILQETHDPVYDATRRVLRAFKGA; from the coding sequence ATGACGCTCGCAACATTATCGGAAGTGCTTCAGCCCGCGCTGAAGCAGGGATACGCTGTGGCCGGTCTTGTGACGCTCGGCTGGGAAGAAATGCGCGCCTATGTGGCGGCGGCAGAGGCCGAAGAGGTCTCTGTGATCTTGCAGGCAGGGCCCAGTTGTCGGGCGCATACGCCTTTGCCGGTGCTGGGCAAAATGTTCCGGCATCTGGCCGAGAATGCCTCGGTGCCGGTGGTGGCCCATTTGGATCACGGCTACACGTTTGAGGAATGCTCAGAGGCCTTGGACAGCGGGTTTACCTCGCTGATGTTTGACGGCTCTCGCAAGCCTTTGGCGCAGAATATCGACGAGACCGCGCGGATTGCCGAAATGGCCCATGCGGCGGGGATCTCCTGTGAGGGTGAGATAGGGTTTGTAGGCTATTCCGGCGGCGAAAATTCCGCCGGGACGGATCCAGAGGAGGCCGCAAAGTTTGCGCGGGAGTCGGGCGTTGACGCGATGGCGATCTCTGTTGGCAATGTGCATCTGCAACAGGACAAAGAGGGCGGCTTGGACGAGCCTCGTATCCGCGCGATTGAAGCCGTGACCGAGGTGCCATTGGTTATCCATGGCGGCTCTGGCGTGCCGGTTGCGCAACGCACCGCTTTGGCGCGCGGCTCGAAAATCTGTAAGTTCAATATCGGAACAGAGCTGCGGATGGCGTTTGGCCACGCGCTTCGGGACTCGGTCAACAAGGATGAAAACAGGTTTGACCGCGTCCAGATCCTGCAGGAAACCCATGATCCTGTGTATGACGCCACACGTCGCGTTCTGCGCGCATTCAAAGGGGCATAA
- the iolG gene encoding inositol 2-dehydrogenase — protein MLNIGLLGCGRIGQVHTKSVAHIEGVRVSAVADTFAAPAEALAAQTGAQVLESMALIESVDVDAVVIGTPTDTHYDLIHAAAANGKAIFCEKPVDMSADRIRECMTAVDKAGVPFLTAFNRRFDPNFANVQSRIANGEIGDVEIVTILSRDPSPPPVSYIKSSGGLFRDMMIHDLDMARFLLGEEPVSVYAVGASLVDPEIGEAGDVDTAAVTLTTASGKICQISNSRRASYGYDQRIEVHGSAGMLRAENMLENTVQVATSDGFRAAPAQHFFLERYAEAYRREMAHFVDAVTQGTPISPTIEDGLRAQVLADAAAESLHTRQPVALS, from the coding sequence ATGCTGAATATTGGTCTTTTGGGATGTGGTCGCATCGGTCAGGTCCATACGAAATCCGTGGCCCATATTGAGGGCGTGCGGGTCTCGGCTGTTGCGGATACTTTCGCCGCGCCCGCCGAGGCTTTGGCCGCGCAAACGGGGGCTCAGGTGCTTGAGTCTATGGCCCTGATCGAAAGCGTGGATGTTGATGCGGTTGTGATCGGCACCCCCACAGATACGCACTACGATCTGATCCACGCTGCCGCGGCAAACGGCAAAGCGATCTTTTGCGAAAAGCCGGTCGATATGTCCGCGGATCGCATTCGCGAATGTATGACCGCAGTCGATAAGGCGGGCGTGCCTTTCCTAACAGCGTTCAACCGCCGCTTTGACCCGAATTTCGCCAACGTCCAATCTCGCATCGCGAACGGTGAAATCGGAGATGTTGAGATCGTCACGATCCTGTCCCGCGACCCGTCTCCGCCCCCTGTGAGCTATATCAAAAGCTCGGGCGGCTTGTTTCGCGACATGATGATCCACGATCTGGATATGGCGCGCTTCCTGTTGGGCGAAGAGCCCGTGTCGGTCTATGCGGTTGGCGCGTCTCTGGTGGATCCAGAAATCGGCGAAGCAGGGGACGTGGACACTGCAGCCGTGACCCTTACCACGGCCAGCGGCAAGATCTGCCAAATCAGCAATTCCCGTCGTGCAAGCTATGGCTATGACCAACGCATCGAGGTGCATGGATCGGCAGGCATGTTGCGCGCCGAGAATATGCTGGAAAACACCGTCCAGGTCGCCACCTCTGACGGGTTCCGTGCGGCCCCTGCGCAGCATTTCTTTTTGGAACGCTACGCCGAGGCCTATCGCCGCGAAATGGCGCATTTTGTGGATGCGGTCACGCAAGGAACGCCGATTAGCCCGACCATCGAGGATGGCTTGCGCGCGCAGGTCTTGGCGGATGCGGCTGCAGAGTCTCTGCACACCAGACAGCCGGTCGCACTGTCCTAA
- the speA gene encoding biosynthetic arginine decarboxylase: MNTPKTAPHSVYGIDKWGKDLIVVIDKGEVGLKNPLNPTAPAVSLPDILSDLEDRGIQSPMVLRVSSYLESEIKHINECFAEAITRVGYNGVYRGVFPIKVNQQAQVVDRIVQFGKPYNYGLEAGSKPELVIALAHRLALDALIVCNGVKDPQFISLAILSRKIGFNTVIVLESPKEVDTVIEVYKELGVEPLLGVRVKLTNQITGKWEESSGDRSTFGMNTDQLVSVIDKLRDAGLLHCLKLQHSHLGSQVPDVNDVRRAVSEACRYYTELTREGVPLTHLDLGGGLGVDYTGEKSATENSINYTMREYCTNVVETVKYAMDAAEIDHPTLVTESGRAVVATSSMLLFNVLEATLYDAPTAPKPEPDDHHLINDLLAISEYVTADRLQECWNDASFYRNEMRALFHRGYVSLREMARAERIYLHIMARIKHHAAFDDISVPEDQMIRLSDIYHCNFSLFQSLPDVWAIDQLHPMLPLQMLDQKPDRYAVLSDITCDSDGKIDKFILEDGVARALPVHTLPEDKPYYMGVFFVGAYQETLGDLHNLFGDTNVVTIELREDGGFDLLHEQEGDTISEVMSYVEFDPQDCVAEFRKMVDEAISSGALKSKERKILMSAYRDSINGYTYYE, translated from the coding sequence TTGAACACGCCGAAGACCGCGCCACATAGCGTTTATGGGATCGATAAATGGGGCAAAGACCTCATCGTCGTGATTGACAAAGGTGAAGTCGGCCTCAAGAACCCCCTCAATCCCACAGCGCCTGCCGTCAGCCTGCCTGACATCCTTTCCGACCTCGAAGATCGCGGCATCCAGTCGCCCATGGTTCTGCGGGTGTCGTCCTATTTGGAAAGCGAAATCAAACACATAAACGAGTGTTTCGCGGAGGCGATCACACGGGTCGGTTACAATGGTGTCTATCGCGGCGTCTTTCCGATCAAAGTGAACCAACAAGCGCAGGTCGTCGACCGGATCGTTCAATTTGGTAAACCTTATAACTATGGCCTTGAGGCAGGCTCCAAGCCAGAGCTCGTGATCGCCTTGGCCCATCGCCTCGCTTTGGACGCGCTGATTGTTTGCAACGGTGTCAAAGACCCGCAGTTCATCAGCCTCGCCATCCTGTCGCGCAAGATCGGCTTTAACACCGTGATCGTGCTAGAAAGCCCCAAAGAGGTCGATACCGTTATCGAAGTCTACAAAGAGCTGGGCGTCGAGCCGCTCTTGGGTGTTCGGGTCAAGCTGACCAACCAGATCACCGGCAAATGGGAAGAAAGCTCGGGCGACCGCTCGACCTTTGGCATGAACACGGACCAATTGGTTTCGGTCATCGACAAGCTGCGTGATGCGGGGCTTTTGCACTGCCTCAAGCTGCAGCACAGCCATCTGGGCAGCCAGGTGCCAGACGTGAACGACGTGCGCCGCGCGGTCAGTGAGGCGTGCCGCTACTATACCGAACTTACCCGCGAAGGCGTGCCTCTGACCCACCTCGATCTGGGCGGTGGTCTGGGTGTGGACTACACGGGCGAGAAATCTGCCACCGAGAACTCGATCAACTACACGATGCGCGAATATTGCACCAATGTGGTTGAGACGGTGAAATACGCGATGGACGCAGCCGAGATCGACCATCCGACGCTGGTGACCGAAAGCGGGCGTGCCGTCGTCGCGACCTCGTCGATGCTGTTGTTTAATGTGCTTGAGGCGACGCTCTATGACGCGCCAACCGCACCAAAACCCGAGCCGGATGATCACCACCTGATCAATGACCTGCTTGCGATCAGCGAATATGTGACGGCAGATCGCCTGCAGGAATGCTGGAACGACGCGAGCTTTTATCGCAACGAAATGCGCGCGCTTTTCCATCGCGGCTATGTGTCTTTGCGCGAAATGGCGCGGGCTGAGCGGATCTATCTTCACATCATGGCGCGTATCAAACACCACGCGGCCTTTGACGATATCTCGGTGCCCGAAGACCAGATGATCCGCCTGAGCGACATCTATCACTGCAACTTCTCGCTGTTCCAATCGCTGCCGGATGTCTGGGCGATTGACCAGTTGCACCCGATGCTGCCGCTGCAGATGCTCGATCAAAAACCAGATCGTTATGCAGTGCTCTCTGACATCACTTGCGACAGCGACGGCAAGATCGACAAGTTCATCCTAGAAGACGGCGTCGCCCGCGCACTGCCGGTTCATACGCTGCCCGAAGACAAACCCTACTATATGGGCGTCTTCTTCGTCGGCGCGTATCAGGAAACTTTGGGCGATCTACACAACCTCTTTGGCGACACCAATGTGGTCACGATTGAGCTGCGCGAGGACGGCGGCTTTGACCTCTTGCATGAACAAGAAGGCGACACGATTTCCGAAGTCATGTCCTATGTGGAGTTTGACCCTCAGGACTGCGTCGCCGAGTTCCGCAAAATGGTGGACGAAGCGATCTCTTCGGGCGCGCTGAAATCCAAAGAACGCAAAATCCTGATGAGCGCTTACCGCGACAGCATCAACGGCTATACTTATTACGAATGA
- a CDS encoding saccharopine dehydrogenase family protein codes for MGKTLVVGAGGVSHAAVHKMAMNSDIFTEITLASRTKSKCDAIAASVKERTGVTIKTAALDAMDVAATVALIKETGAEILVNLALPYQDLVLMDACLEAGCHYLDTANYEPEDVAKFEYHWQWAYQDKFKEAGLTAILGSGFDPGVTSVFATWLKKHKLDTIRQIDILDANGGDNGQAFATNFNPEINLREVLAEVRHWEGGDWQTSEAMSTKVEFDFPGIGNKNMYLMYHEELESLSTHFPEIERARFWMTFGDAYIMHAKVLQNVGMTRIDPVVHDGHEIIPIQFLKTLLPDPGDLGALTKGKACIGDIATGQAKDGSGEKTFYIYNICDHEECYAEVGSQAVSYTTGVPAMIGAAQLLKGNWKEPGVWNMEQLDPDDFMDMLNNHGLPWQVHELDGPVDF; via the coding sequence ATGGGCAAAACACTGGTTGTCGGGGCAGGGGGCGTTTCCCACGCTGCCGTGCATAAAATGGCGATGAACAGCGATATCTTTACCGAGATCACGCTGGCGAGCCGGACGAAATCCAAATGCGATGCGATTGCGGCCTCGGTCAAGGAACGCACAGGCGTCACGATCAAAACCGCAGCGCTGGACGCGATGGATGTCGCGGCAACAGTTGCCTTGATCAAAGAAACCGGTGCTGAGATCCTCGTAAACCTCGCGCTGCCCTACCAAGACCTCGTCCTGATGGATGCCTGTCTAGAAGCAGGTTGCCACTATCTGGACACGGCGAACTACGAACCCGAAGACGTCGCCAAGTTCGAATACCACTGGCAATGGGCCTATCAGGATAAATTCAAAGAGGCGGGTCTGACCGCGATCCTCGGCTCTGGCTTTGATCCGGGCGTGACGTCTGTATTTGCCACTTGGCTCAAGAAACACAAGCTCGACACCATCCGCCAGATCGACATTCTGGACGCCAATGGCGGCGACAACGGCCAGGCTTTTGCCACCAACTTCAACCCGGAAATCAACCTGCGCGAAGTGCTCGCCGAAGTGCGCCATTGGGAAGGTGGCGATTGGCAAACCAGCGAGGCTATGTCCACAAAGGTCGAGTTCGACTTCCCGGGCATTGGTAACAAAAACATGTACTTGATGTATCATGAGGAACTGGAGTCTCTTTCCACCCACTTCCCCGAAATCGAACGCGCGCGGTTCTGGATGACCTTCGGCGATGCCTACATCATGCACGCCAAAGTGCTGCAAAACGTCGGCATGACCCGCATCGACCCGGTGGTACACGACGGTCATGAAATCATCCCAATCCAGTTCCTGAAAACGCTCTTGCCCGATCCCGGCGATCTGGGCGCGCTGACCAAAGGCAAAGCCTGCATTGGCGATATCGCGACAGGTCAAGCCAAAGACGGTTCGGGCGAGAAGACCTTCTACATCTACAACATTTGTGATCACGAAGAATGCTACGCCGAAGTCGGCTCGCAAGCAGTCAGCTACACCACCGGCGTGCCCGCCATGATTGGCGCGGCGCAGCTCCTGAAAGGCAACTGGAAAGAACCGGGCGTCTGGAACATGGAGCAGCTCGATCCCGATGACTTCATGGACATGCTTAACAACCACGGCCTGCCATGGCAGGTCCACGAACTCGACGGCCCGGTCGACTTCTAA
- the nspC gene encoding carboxynorspermidine decarboxylase produces MPEMMTTQAGDPGAFRDFDLNRVPSPCFVVDDAAIETNLKVLRHVADASGAKVLAALKAFSMFATAPLVSKYLDGTCASGIYEARLGREEYGGEVATFCAGYKDSDIDEIIALSDHVIFNSPAQKDRFLAKCQAAGVQVGLRINPEYSVGEVAKYDPAAPCSRLGTPISQLTPEVLEGVDGLHMHVLCEQGVDPLLHVWSAVEFKLVPYFKQLKWINFGGGHHITRADYNRDVLIHLLKDIRQKYDVDVMIEPGEAVALDAGILVGEILDTFANGMDIAITDISATCHMPDVIEAPYRPAMLGEVDDGNTYRLGGPSCLAGDVIGDYTWPAPVKIGQRFAFLDQAHYSMVKTNTFNGVPLPAIALWNSTTDDLHMIREFSYSDFKDRLS; encoded by the coding sequence ATGCCCGAGATGATGACCACCCAAGCCGGAGATCCCGGCGCGTTTCGCGACTTTGACCTAAACCGCGTGCCGAGCCCCTGTTTCGTGGTGGACGATGCGGCGATTGAGACCAATCTCAAGGTCCTGCGCCACGTAGCAGACGCCTCTGGCGCAAAGGTGCTCGCTGCGCTCAAAGCCTTTTCAATGTTCGCGACCGCGCCCTTGGTCAGCAAATATCTCGACGGCACCTGTGCCTCAGGCATCTACGAGGCTCGGCTGGGTCGCGAAGAATACGGCGGCGAGGTCGCGACATTCTGTGCAGGCTACAAAGACAGCGATATCGACGAGATCATAGCGCTGTCGGACCATGTGATCTTCAACTCTCCTGCCCAAAAAGACCGCTTTCTCGCGAAGTGCCAAGCTGCTGGCGTTCAGGTTGGCCTGCGCATCAATCCTGAATACTCGGTCGGAGAGGTCGCCAAATACGACCCAGCCGCCCCTTGCTCACGCCTAGGCACGCCCATCAGCCAATTGACGCCGGAGGTCCTCGAGGGCGTCGACGGGCTGCATATGCATGTGCTCTGCGAACAGGGCGTCGATCCTCTGCTACATGTCTGGTCGGCTGTGGAATTCAAGCTGGTCCCGTATTTCAAACAATTGAAATGGATCAATTTCGGCGGCGGCCATCACATCACCCGCGCGGACTACAATCGTGACGTCTTGATCCACTTGCTTAAGGACATCCGCCAGAAATACGACGTCGACGTGATGATCGAACCCGGAGAGGCCGTGGCCTTGGATGCAGGCATCTTGGTGGGCGAGATTCTTGATACATTCGCCAACGGCATGGACATCGCGATCACAGATATTTCGGCCACCTGCCACATGCCCGACGTGATCGAAGCCCCTTATCGCCCTGCCATGTTAGGAGAGGTCGACGACGGAAATACCTATCGGCTAGGCGGGCCCTCTTGCCTCGCAGGGGATGTGATCGGAGACTACACATGGCCGGCTCCGGTAAAGATTGGCCAACGGTTCGCGTTTCTGGATCAGGCCCATTATTCCATGGTGAAAACCAATACATTCAACGGCGTGCCTCTGCCTGCGATTGCACTGTGGAACAGCACCACCGATGATCTTCACATGATACGCGAGTTTTCCTATTCTGACTTCAAGGACCGTCTCTCATGA
- the speB gene encoding agmatinase: MSVFLDSELTPDERNEDARFHVIPVPLERTVSYGSGTAKGPAAIIEASNELERTTNGHEPCAAGIFTQAPLDCTGDLPEVMERLAARIEHVVAEGRIPVTLGGEHSLSYGAVMGVARALGQPVGVVQIDAHADLRVAYQGNKHSHASVMHLLSEKGIRLAQFGVRALCQQEMDGRDANGVFYKDAEDLVVGNLFEVDLPDDFPELVYVSFDVDGLDPSLMPATGTPVPGGLGYYQALRLVEHALKGRKCVGLDVVELAPDGNAAWDFTAAQIVYRLMAACIAA; the protein is encoded by the coding sequence ATGAGCGTATTTCTCGACAGCGAACTGACACCTGATGAGCGCAACGAAGACGCACGGTTCCATGTCATTCCAGTCCCGCTTGAACGGACGGTTTCCTACGGATCTGGCACCGCCAAAGGCCCCGCAGCCATCATCGAGGCGTCAAACGAGCTCGAGCGCACAACCAACGGCCACGAACCCTGCGCCGCGGGCATTTTCACGCAGGCACCGCTGGACTGTACCGGCGATTTGCCAGAGGTGATGGAACGTCTTGCCGCGCGCATCGAGCACGTTGTAGCCGAGGGCCGCATTCCTGTGACGTTGGGCGGCGAACATTCGCTCAGTTATGGCGCGGTGATGGGTGTCGCCCGCGCGCTGGGCCAGCCGGTTGGGGTGGTGCAGATCGACGCCCATGCTGATTTGCGGGTGGCCTATCAGGGCAACAAACATTCCCATGCCTCTGTGATGCACCTCTTGAGCGAGAAGGGCATTCGTCTCGCGCAATTCGGCGTCCGCGCGCTGTGTCAGCAGGAAATGGACGGCCGTGACGCCAATGGTGTCTTTTACAAAGATGCCGAGGATCTGGTCGTTGGAAACCTCTTTGAGGTTGATCTTCCCGATGATTTTCCCGAGCTTGTCTATGTCAGCTTTGACGTTGATGGATTGGATCCCAGCCTGATGCCTGCGACTGGGACACCGGTGCCCGGAGGGCTCGGGTATTATCAAGCGCTTAGGTTGGTAGAGCATGCCCTCAAGGGGCGTAAATGTGTTGGGCTGGATGTCGTGGAACTGGCCCCGGATGGCAATGCCGCTTGGGATTTCACCGCCGCGCAAATTGTCTATCGGTTGATGGCAGCCTGTATCGCGGCTTAG
- the murA gene encoding UDP-N-acetylglucosamine 1-carboxyvinyltransferase yields MDSILVTGGGPLSGEIPIAGAKNTCLKLMCASILSEEPLTLTNVPRLSDVATLSALLESLGVEIGRLDSGGTLALSASQLTSHMAHYDMVRKLRASFNVLGPLIGRTGEAVVSLPGGCAIGARAVDFHLTGLEKLGAKVELKDGYVHAVGDLKGAEVEFPFPSVGATENIMCAAVLAKGTTVIKNAAREPDTKALADCLIAMGADIEGAGTDTMVVRGVDGLHGTTHRVITDRIELGTYMTAPGIAGGEVECIGGRRELLSAFCDKMEEAGLEITETDRGLKVRHPGGRLKAVNVATAPFPGFPTDLQAQFMAMMCFAEGTSVLEETIFENRFMHAPELIRMGANIEVSGGMATVHGVEKMKGAPVMATDLRASVSLILAGLVAEGQTTVNRVYHLDRGYENLVQKLSAVGAKVERVEGV; encoded by the coding sequence ATGGATTCAATACTAGTGACCGGTGGTGGCCCATTGTCGGGAGAAATTCCGATCGCAGGGGCCAAGAACACCTGCCTTAAACTTATGTGCGCGTCGATTCTGTCCGAAGAGCCGCTGACCCTGACCAATGTCCCGCGACTTTCCGATGTGGCGACGCTTTCGGCCTTGCTGGAAAGCCTTGGTGTTGAGATTGGGCGTTTGGATTCCGGTGGGACTTTGGCTTTGTCCGCCTCTCAACTTACCTCGCATATGGCGCATTACGATATGGTACGTAAGCTGCGCGCGTCGTTCAACGTGCTCGGGCCTCTGATTGGTCGGACCGGAGAGGCGGTTGTCTCATTGCCTGGCGGCTGCGCGATTGGGGCGCGGGCGGTTGATTTCCACCTGACCGGCCTGGAAAAGCTTGGTGCAAAGGTGGAGCTGAAAGACGGCTATGTGCATGCGGTTGGGGACTTGAAAGGCGCTGAGGTCGAATTTCCTTTCCCGTCCGTTGGAGCAACTGAAAACATTATGTGCGCCGCCGTTCTGGCCAAGGGCACGACCGTTATCAAGAATGCAGCCCGCGAGCCGGATACAAAGGCCTTGGCGGATTGTCTGATTGCCATGGGCGCGGACATCGAAGGGGCTGGCACGGACACCATGGTGGTGCGGGGCGTCGACGGTTTGCATGGCACCACCCATCGCGTGATCACCGACCGGATCGAGCTGGGCACATATATGACTGCTCCGGGTATTGCGGGCGGCGAAGTGGAATGCATTGGCGGGCGTCGTGAGTTGCTGTCCGCCTTCTGTGACAAGATGGAAGAAGCTGGACTTGAGATCACCGAAACAGACCGGGGTCTGAAAGTCCGCCACCCCGGTGGCCGACTGAAAGCCGTGAACGTGGCCACCGCGCCGTTCCCTGGGTTCCCAACGGATCTGCAGGCGCAATTCATGGCGATGATGTGCTTTGCCGAGGGCACGTCGGTGCTGGAAGAAACCATCTTTGAAAACCGCTTTATGCACGCACCGGAATTGATCCGGATGGGCGCGAATATCGAGGTCTCTGGGGGTATGGCCACGGTACATGGAGTTGAGAAAATGAAAGGCGCACCGGTGATGGCAACAGATCTGCGCGCTTCGGTCTCTTTGATCCTTGCGGGGCTTGTGGCCGAAGGTCAGACGACTGTGAACCGTGTTTATCATCTGGACCGCGGGTACGAAAACCTCGTGCAAAAGCTCTCGGCAGTTGGTGCGAAAGTGGAGCGGGTAGAGGGCGTATGA
- a CDS encoding DUF2948 family protein, which produces MSEDARFEDGREVPLNLGALDGEDLKVLSALTQDAVFPVTEMTWRAKERRFAVLLNRFRWEDAENARTRGRDVERVQSLLVVENVTKVASQGVDRSDTDVILALLSIETDDGAEELTLTLAGDGAIRLSVDALEVSLKDVTRPYLAPSKKTPDHGT; this is translated from the coding sequence ATGAGCGAAGACGCACGGTTTGAAGACGGGCGCGAGGTGCCGCTGAATCTTGGGGCCTTGGATGGCGAAGACCTCAAGGTGCTGTCCGCCTTGACGCAGGATGCGGTTTTCCCAGTGACCGAGATGACATGGCGTGCCAAAGAGCGCCGCTTTGCGGTTTTGCTCAATCGCTTTCGGTGGGAAGACGCTGAAAACGCACGCACGCGTGGGAGAGATGTCGAGCGGGTGCAAAGCCTGCTGGTGGTTGAGAATGTCACGAAAGTGGCCAGTCAGGGTGTGGATCGCTCAGACACCGATGTGATTCTGGCGCTTTTGTCGATTGAAACCGATGACGGAGCTGAAGAGCTCACTCTGACCTTGGCGGGTGACGGTGCCATTCGACTCTCGGTAGACGCGCTGGAAGTGTCCCTGAAAGATGTGACTCGCCCTTATCTAGCCCCTTCAAAAAAGACGCCGGATCACGGGACGTGA